ACAAAAATGGTTTTAAAAAAGGAGGCGGAATTATGAGAGAATTGGAATACGACGGTATAATTATCGGCGCCGGTCCTAACGGGCTTACCGCAGCGGGTTATTTGACAAAGGCAGGCTTGAAGATTGCTATTCTGGAAAGGAGATATGAGATAGGCGGTGGATTAGCCACAGAAAACCTTCTCCTTCCCGGTATGCTTGTAGACAGTCATGCCATTTATCACATGATGGTAGAATATGCTCCACCAATGAGAGATTTCGAACTTGAGACAAAGTATGACCTGCAATGGATCTACCCTGATCTTCAGGTTGTCATGCCTTTTATGGATGGAACCTATATGGCCCTGTACAAGGACCCGGAAAAGACAGCCAAATGTATTGAGAAGTTCTCTATGGCTGATGCAGAATCATTCAGGAATTTCGTAAAAATCACAGACGAAGCCATGGATCTCTTCCTGGCTCCGGCAAGCTATGTGAACCCCATGCCAAGCCTTGAGCAGGTGGCAAAGTTAGAGACTCATCCGACAACGAAATGGGATGACGATCTCGCCGGGTACACACCAAAACAGATAATAGATTCCTGGTTTGAAAACGACAAGGTAAGGACAATGATGCTCTATTGTGCCACTATGTGGGGTCTTGATTATGACCTTGAGGGTCTCGGATACCTTGTACCGCTGATGATAAACCGGGCATGGCATTTCCGTCTTTCTCACATGGGTTCTCACCATATAGCACATCTTATGGGTAAATATATCTCTGAGAACGGCGGCAGGGTAATAAGCGGATGCGAAATAAATAAAATCATTGTTGAGAACAATGAAGCCAAGGGAGTTGAACTTAAAGATGGTACAATTCTCAGGGCAAAGAAGTTTGTGTGCAGCACCCTTAACCCCCATCAGACCTTCTATGACATGGTGGGCAAGGAACATCTCGATCAGGATCTGATCACAAGGCTTGACCAGTGGCATTATTCTGATATGAGCTTTTTCACTACACATCTTGCACTTACAGAGAAACCAAAGTTCAAGATATTCGAAAAGCATCCGGAACTTGAGAATGCACTTATCTATGTAATCGGATATGAAAGCGAGCAGGACCTTGTAGATCACTTTGAAGCATCAAAAAGAGGAGAACTGCATGACGGCGGTTTTAACTGTTGTTTCCCCTCTATTCATGATCCTATCCGTATGCATCGTCATGAAGGCAGCTTTGTCAAACACATTGGTCTTATCTCCCTGGAGTGCGCTCCCTATAATCTGAAAGATGGAGGCCCCCTGGCCTGGAACAAAATGAGAAGACCCTATGCAGAACGCTGCAAAGCCATACTTGAAAAATACGCACCCAATATGAATAAGGATACCATAGTCTGGGACTATATCAGCACACCCCTCGATACGGAAAACAAGTTTCCTGATATGAAGCAGGGTTGCTTTAAACAAGGCGCATACCTTCCGCTGCAGATGGGTTATATGAGGCCCAATGAATACTGCTGCCAGCATGATACTCCCATAAAGAATCTTTACATGGGCGGGGCAAGCACCCACTCAGGCGGCATGATTACCTACGGTCCCGGCTTTAATGCAGCAGAAAAAATTGCTGAAGACCTGAAGATTAAAAAATGGTGGCCTGAACCACGGGGCGTCAAAGAAGCAAGGGATTTAGGGTTATTTTAGCAACTGGAATATAAGGAGGATACCATGTTTATGCGATCAACCGGTTTAGGAAGGACGTTACTCAAGGCTAAAGTTTCAAATATTTTGGCTACGCACATTGTACCAGCCACATTAGAAGAACCTCAGGAAGGGACCACTGAACCCATGCGTATGATTCTGATGATGGAGGTTATTCATCCTGTACACTGGATTGTACGTGGATTTCTGGATCCATCTGATTTGAGGAAGATGATTAAGATAATATTAACGAACCCAATACTCATACTCAAGGGCATAAAGTTCTTTTTTTCAAAAGATCCTGTGTACGGGGACGTATCAGAAGCACATGCACCGGCCCCTAAAGCAGAGGCAGGAAAAGCAGCAAAAGGACCAGGCGCTGTACCTGGACCCGGTACTATACCAACAAGGGCATGAATTTAATGAAGATATAAGAATAAGGAGGGTTTTATGGCAGACAAAAAGTACGATGCGGTTATAGTAGGTGGTGGACACCACGCTACAATCATAGCCTGCTATTTGCAAAGAGCCGGTTTAAAAACGGCTATGTTTGAAAGGTGGCATGAGATGGGTGGTGGCGCCTGCGGCGAAGAATTGCCGGTACCCGGTTTTATTCAGAATGTATGCGCGCATTTTACCAGATTTTATACAAACCCGGCATATAGTGATTTTGACCTGAGAGATCACGGACTGGTCTACCTTTTTCCTGAGAACAATGAGGCGTGGATTTATCCT
This genomic stretch from Pseudomonadota bacterium harbors:
- a CDS encoding NAD(P)/FAD-dependent oxidoreductase, with translation KNGFKKGGGIMRELEYDGIIIGAGPNGLTAAGYLTKAGLKIAILERRYEIGGGLATENLLLPGMLVDSHAIYHMMVEYAPPMRDFELETKYDLQWIYPDLQVVMPFMDGTYMALYKDPEKTAKCIEKFSMADAESFRNFVKITDEAMDLFLAPASYVNPMPSLEQVAKLETHPTTKWDDDLAGYTPKQIIDSWFENDKVRTMMLYCATMWGLDYDLEGLGYLVPLMINRAWHFRLSHMGSHHIAHLMGKYISENGGRVISGCEINKIIVENNEAKGVELKDGTILRAKKFVCSTLNPHQTFYDMVGKEHLDQDLITRLDQWHYSDMSFFTTHLALTEKPKFKIFEKHPELENALIYVIGYESEQDLVDHFEASKRGELHDGGFNCCFPSIHDPIRMHRHEGSFVKHIGLISLECAPYNLKDGGPLAWNKMRRPYAERCKAILEKYAPNMNKDTIVWDYISTPLDTENKFPDMKQGCFKQGAYLPLQMGYMRPNEYCCQHDTPIKNLYMGGASTHSGGMITYGPGFNAAEKIAEDLKIKKWWPEPRGVKEARDLGLF